Proteins encoded within one genomic window of Bombus vancouverensis nearcticus chromosome 4, iyBomVanc1_principal, whole genome shotgun sequence:
- the LOC117166519 gene encoding uncharacterized protein LOC117166519 isoform X1 produces MLTRHSVVTESPSHVDTIPINLVATEDGRTLLAVTEHKDGMLEIVATPVMLVGQSEAASPLVDVKNFNGNLILHSPVFQISVENIVNESELQQSTQNFETEPNSIDQIPSCRELTCKETVTQEYQSLSSNDSVASEKDGKICKQKPINTSVKKNSPGRPKKNKAISLQVIQDTDSLICDICHQEFGKQTLYRKHMENHAEEKPHRCPKCSASFNVPTNFTLHMATHNTGEPKCPECGKKFARMASLKSHMLLHEKEENLFCTECEDAFSTKTQLDAHLKLHGEKWTIEEVRKCKLCNKQFSQPALYRLHIREHYRLQTKVVKQTKRGTKHKTMYKCTICLKSFQKPSQLMRHIRVHTGEKPFKCTDCGRAFTQKSSLQIHTWQHNGIRPHACEFCNAKFSQKGNLNAHIMRVHNVPEGEPIYGCNYCSCVFKKLGSLNGHMKRMHTDVNEENSINDNTHSSNTMESDIRSTVDSVITQLASLESDIHQTTESSNFEPRLLSENVTKKDILQQALKNSGLPSKNKIASEEIKKFGARVNFVTLLDRAPDGDTRKYLTIKQRCVGNVRWYACTFCHKEFKKPSDLIRHLRVHTQEKPFKCTHCYRSFALKSTMIAHERTHSSVKRYACGSCEKAFVCHSSLIAHTRLHAKSENCSNKTTDNDKDPDTYAVIDADIYSTDQSKNQIKGKLKLSPEAESLVPQVILQEPLVISDTGNKISVVSSGKEKRAYDTSTDHARPHKCWICQAAFRKISHLKQHHRRHTGERPYKCTKCDRRFTSNSVLKSHLHTHEDSRPYGCSLCNAKFSTQSSMKRHLVTHSNKRPFMCPYCHKTFKTYVNCRKHMKIHKHELAQRQLEQQKIRIQEQASDKSNMKESSKQEAALESSSSSSASITTINSTITSNISVTTTATTSTTPTTVTTSSSTFSDNLALSRLGSVELSFQSQLGSELSQAFPEFQNITEGKEKIRPVLATNCDTTTFINQNVAGIAVTNLENSPILQADEAGSVTLPVYSGDQTLTPESIREIEETLNQQFFNIGMNLNLGGNHSRHSSSTNTSDFSHMKEQQQPVLNVIYENNNNSNCNSNVESAGEHVFSTQLDSFEMDHITLQSDTEIDIGLDTRNSTSMASILPRNVKDEHRLSVCVTTPDNINVEQSEKSGVQTVVFVSQPNFSKKENITNEFTVEETQKNSIHKQCIINPIFFTEDFRGTSQDFKIQSNMHALSSDVPEIVKTATGKISRGQSLLQCHMCSQQGFTTVGLKEHLTSHRGTKEYQCTECSSKFYTNGGLNRHSKIHVVKQPFKCLSCEKQFNNRIQLLSHSKIHETSIWNASGMNDNSDNSTFLSEVHQPRIANDHSPLHNIMIEPDSAVSEKVLLDTVAEKEVMDQVEILLEKKERKEYTNKCKYCPKTFRKPSDLIRHVRTHTGERPYKCDYCSKSFAVKCTLDSHTKVHTGKKTFRCHVCNSLFATKGSLKVHMRLHTGSKPFRCPICDSRFRTSGHRKVHLLKHAREHKDNPKRKQRHLKVAVIAEVATDLEKCDGKEEKMNNFEPKQQIAQEQQLSQAVAGLTSHLEAYSIETAASCLSDQINFDTEGIVSNNNQTIVSINENNQLVTNLHFLLTNGLVTIQTEESLLSQSSASPANNSQHRPAGIPDTGCALTTPSVVSDTNEQHAKDEIHIEQMLKTPANNCLLAISTVTPSLERQLEPFSKVITEETLPVVANKPTIKGNPSKKECDICGKIFTKPYQVERHKRIHTGERPYKCDLCTKSFAQKSTLQMHQKHHTGDRPYACSYCEYSFTQKGNLRTHVKRVHQLDTVDIRKWKRSRQSFLPKTSLQENTIEAKSLNLDNISFVELLK; encoded by the exons ATGTTGACGCGACACAGTGTAGTTACAGAATCACCTTCACATGTCGATACAATACCTATAAATCTCGTTGCTACTGAGGATGGCCGAACGCTTTTAGCAGTAACTG AACATAAAGACGGTATGTTGGAAATTGTTGCAACTCCAGTTATGCTTGTTGGACAAAGTGAAGCAGCATCGCCGCTAGTAGatgtaaaaaattttaatgGAAATCTAATATTACATTCG CCTGTTTTTCAAATAAGCGTTGAAAATATTGTCAATGAGTCAGAACTTCAGCAATCAACACAAAATTTTGAGACTGAGCCTAATAGCATTGATCAAATACCATCATGCAGAGAATTAACATGCAAGGAAACAGTTACGCAAGAATATCAGTCTCTTTCTTCGAATGATTCAGTAGCTAGCGAAAAGGATGGAAAAATTTGTAAACAGAAGCCAATTAATACATCTGTGAAAAAAAATAGCCCTGGAAGGCCCAAGAAAAACAAAGCAATTTCTTTGCAAGTAATTCAA GACACAGATAGTTTAATATGCGATATTTGCCATCAAGAATTTGGTAAACAAACATTATATCGGAAACATATGGAAAATCATGCAGAAGAAAAACCACATCGATGTCCAAAATGTTCTGCATCGTTCAACGTGCCG ACAAATTTTACACTTCACATGGCAACGCATAATACAGGTGAACCGAAATGTCCAGAATGTGGGAAAAAATTTGCAAGAATGGCTAGCTTAAAGTCTCATATGTTGTTacatgaaaaagaagaaaacttatTCTGTACAGAATGCGAAGATGCTTTCTCGACAAAG ACTCAATTAGATGCACATTTAAAGCTACATGGGGAAAAGTGGACGATTGAAGAAGTACGAAAATGTAAATTATGTAATAAACAGTTCAGTCAACCCGCCTTATATAGACTTCATATTCGTGAGCACTATAGG TTGCAGACAAAAGTAGTAAAACAAACGAAAAGAGGGACAAAACACAAAACAATGTATAAGTGTACCATATGTTTGAAGTCTTTTCAAAAGCCAAGTCAATTGATGCGGCATATTAGAGTGCATACTGGTGAAAAACCTTTCAAA TGTACAGACTGCGGTCGTGCATTCACGCAAAAGAGTTCGCTGCAAATTCATACGTGGCAACACAATGGTATTCGACCTCATGCTTGTGAGTTTTGCAATGCCAAGTTTAGTCAGAAAG GTAATTTGAATGCTCATATAATGAGAGTTCACAATGTCCCAGAGGGAGAACCTATATACGGATGTAATTATTGTTCATGCGTGTTTAAAAAACTCGGCAGTTTGAATGGTCACATGAAACGTATGCATACCGATGTAAACGAG GAGAATAGCATTAATGACAATACTCATTCGAGTAATACCATGGAGTCTGATATACGTTCAACAGTTGATAGTGTTATAACACAACTGGCATCTTTAGAATCCGACATTCATCAGACTACAGAATCGTCAAATTTCGAACCGCGTTTATTATCGGAAAACGTAACGAAAAAGGATATTTTACAACAAGCATTGAAAAACAGTGGTCTTcctagtaaaaataaaattgcttCTGAAG AGATAAAGAAGTTTGGAGCTCGTGTTAATTTTGTAACATTATTGGATCGAGCGCCTGATGGTGATACGAG aaaatatttgacaatAAAACAACGATGCGTAGGAAACGTGAGATGGTACGCGTGTACATTTTGTCACAAAGAATTCAAAAAACCATCAGATTTGATACGCCATTTGCGTGTTCATACGCAAGAAAAGCCTTTTAAG TGCACCCACTGTTATCGTTCGTTCGCTTTGAAATCTACTATGATAGCACACGAACGTACGCATTCAAGTGTTAAACGTTACGCTTGTGGTTCCTGCGAGAAAGCATTCGTGTGCCATAGTAGTTTAATTGCACATACTAG ATTGCATGCAAAGTCCGAAAATTGTTCAAATAAAACCACTGACAATGATAAGGATCCCGACACATATGCAGTAATTGATGCTGACATTTATTCCACTGATCAATCGAAAAATCAAATAAAgggtaaattaaaattatcaccGGAAGCAGAAAGCTTGGTTCCTCAAGTTATCTTGCAAGAACCGTTGGTAATTAGTGATACAGGAAATAAAATTTCCGTGGTATCTTCGGGAAAGGAAAAACGTGCTTATGATACATCTACTGATCATGCCAGACCCCACAAATGTTGGATTTGTCAGGCGGCATTTAGAAAGATCAGTCACTTGAAGCAACATCATCGCCGCCACACTGGAGAACGTCCATATAAATGCACAAAATGCGATAG GAGATTTACATCGAATAGTGTTCTAAAATCGCATTTGCATACTCACGAAGATTCGAGACCATACGGTTGTTCTCTTTGTAATGCGAAATTTTCTACACAAAGCAGCATGAAAAGACACTTGGTTACTCACAGTAATAAAAGACCGTTCATGTGCCCTTATTGTCACAAGACTTTCAAAACTTACGTCAATTGTCGGAAACACATGAAAATACATAAGCATGAACTGGCACAACGG CAATTGGAACAACAGAAAATCAGAATACAAGAACAAGCTTCAGACAAGTCAAATATGAAGGAAAGTTCTAAACAAGAAGCGGCTCTTGAATCGTCTTCCTCCTCTTCTGCCTCTATCACTACAATTAATTCCACTATTACCAGCAACATCTCCGTCACTACCACTGCCACTACCAGTACCACCCCTACCACCGTCACAACTTCCTCTTCTACGTTTTCAGATAATCTTGCACTTTCTCGTCTTGGATCGGTTGAATTATCATTTCAATCACAGCTCGGATCAGAGCTTTCACAAGCTTTTCCCGAGTTTCAAAATATAActgaaggaaaggaaaaaataagaCCAGTTTTAGCAACAAATTGCGATACTACAACGTTTATTAATC aaAATGTAGCGGGAATAGCTGTAACAAATCTTGAAAATTCACCAATATTACAAGCTGATGAAGCTGGTTCAGTCACGTTGCCCGTTTACTCTGGCGATCAGACACTTACACCG GAAAGTATACGAGAAATAGAAGAAACTTTAAATCAACAGTTTTTTAATATCGGGATGAATCTTAACTTGGGAGGTAATCACTCGAGACATTCGAGTAGTACAAACACGAGTGATTTTAGTCATATGAAAGAGCAACAGCAACCTGTATTGAATGttatatatgaaaataataataacagtaaCTGTAATAGTAACGTAGAATCAGCTGGAGAACATGTATTTTCGACGCAATTAGATTCATTTGAGATGGACCATATTACTTTGCAA TCGGATACTGAAATTGACATTGGACTAGATACAAGAAATTCAACTAGTATGGCGAGTATACTACCTAGAAATGTAAAAGATGAACATCGTCTTTCTGTTTGTGTTACAACACCAGATAACATAAATGTTGAACAATCAGAAAAGTCTGGTGTGCAAACGGTTGTATTTGTTTCCCAGCCAAACTTCTCCAAAAAAGAGAATATAACAAATGAATTTACTGTAGAAGAAACCCAGAAGAACAGTATTCACAAACAATGTATAATCAACCCGATATTCTTTAC AGAAGACTTTCGGGGAACATCACAAGATTTCAAGATTCAGTCAAATATGCACGCTTTGTCATCCGATGTTCCAGAAATCGTTAAAACCGCTACGGGCAAAATATCCCGTGGACAATCTCTATTACAGTGTCACATGTGTAGCCAACAAGGATTCACGACAGTTGGTTTAAAG GAACATTTGACAAGCCATCGCGGAACGAAGGAATATCAGTGCACAGAGTGCTCTTCTAAATTTTACACAAATGGTGGATTAAATAGACATTCGAAGATTCATGTCGTCAAGCA ACCATTTAAATGTTTATCGTGTGAGAAGCAGTTTAACAATAGGATCCAATTACTATCACATAGTAAAATTCATGAAACTTCAATATGGAATGCTTCAGGGATGAATGATAATtcagataattcgacgtttttATCGGAAGTGCATCAACCGCGGATTGCAAATGATCATTCACCATTACATAATATTATGATAGAACCCGATTCTGCCGTTTCTGAGAAAGTTCTGTTGGATACAGTAGCTGAAAAAGAAGTAATGGATCAAGTAGAA ATTTTGTTGGAAAAGAAGGAACGAAAAGAGTATACAAACAAATGTAAATATTGTCCGAAAACTTTTCGCAAGCCAAGCGATCTTATAAGACATGTACGCACACACACAGGAGAACGACCATACAAGTGCGATTATTGCAGTAAAAGTTTTGCCGTAAAATGTACTTTGGATTCTCATACAAAAGTTCATACGGGAAAAAAGACATTTCGCTGCCATGTGTGCAATAGTTTATTTGCGACTAAAGGTAGCTTGAAAGTTCACATGCGTTTACATACCG GTTCGAAACCATTTAGATGCCCTATATGCGATTCGCGATTTCGAACATCCGGCCATAGGAAAGTACACTTATTGAAACATGCACGCGAACACAAAGATAATCCAAAGAGAAAACAAAGACATTTGAAGGTTGCAGTCATAGCTGAAGTAGCGACTGATCTTGAGAAATGTGAcggaaaggaagagaaaatgaATAATTTTGAGCCAAAGCAGCAAATAGCACAGGAGCAGCAGCTATCACAGGCAGTTGCAGGATTAACGTCCCATTTAGAGGCATATAGTATTGAAACAGCTGCTTCCTGTTTATCTGATCAAATTAATTTCGATACAGAAGGTATCGTATCGAACAACAATCAAACGATAGTGTCCATAAACGAAAACAATCAGTTAGTTACGAATTTACACTTTCTTCTGACAAATGGTCTTGTTACTATACAAACCGAAGAATCGTTGTTATCACAATCATCTGCATCACCAGCTAACAATTCGCAGCATCGACCGGCTGGGATTCCCGATACTGGGTGTGCACTAACAACACCCAGCGTCGTATCTGATACTAACGAACAACATGCCAAGGATGAAATTCATATAGAACAAATGTTAAAAACGCCAGCAAATAATTGTCTTTTAGCGATATCAACCGTGACACCTTCATTGGAACGACAGCTGGAACCATTTTCAAAGGTGATTACGGAAGAAACGTTACCAGTAGTAGCCAATAAACCGACGATTAAAGGGAATCCATCGAAAAAGGAATGCGACATTTGTgggaaaatatttacaaaaccGTATCAAGTCGAAAGACATAAACGAATTCATACGGGTGAACGGCCATACAAGTGTGATCTATGTACGAAATCATTTGCCCAAAAGTCAACTCTACAGATGCATCAAAAACACCACACTGGCGATCGACCCTACGCTTGTTCGTACTGTGAATATTCTTTTACGCAAAAAGGCAATCTTCGAACACATGTTAAACGCGTACATCAACTGGATACTGTTGACATCAGGAAATGGAAACGTAGCCGTCAATCCTTCCTACCTAAAACATCTCTTCAGGAAAACACGATCGAAGCTAAGAGTCTAAATTTAGACAACATATCGTTTGTAGAGCTGCTTAAATAG
- the LOC117166519 gene encoding uncharacterized protein LOC117166519 isoform X3, producing the protein MENHAEEKPHRCPKCSASFNVPTNFTLHMATHNTGEPKCPECGKKFARMASLKSHMLLHEKEENLFCTECEDAFSTKTQLDAHLKLHGEKWTIEEVRKCKLCNKQFSQPALYRLHIREHYRLQTKVVKQTKRGTKHKTMYKCTICLKSFQKPSQLMRHIRVHTGEKPFKCTDCGRAFTQKSSLQIHTWQHNGIRPHACEFCNAKFSQKGNLNAHIMRVHNVPEGEPIYGCNYCSCVFKKLGSLNGHMKRMHTDVNEENSINDNTHSSNTMESDIRSTVDSVITQLASLESDIHQTTESSNFEPRLLSENVTKKDILQQALKNSGLPSKNKIASEEIKKFGARVNFVTLLDRAPDGDTRKYLTIKQRCVGNVRWYACTFCHKEFKKPSDLIRHLRVHTQEKPFKCTHCYRSFALKSTMIAHERTHSSVKRYACGSCEKAFVCHSSLIAHTRLHAKSENCSNKTTDNDKDPDTYAVIDADIYSTDQSKNQIKGKLKLSPEAESLVPQVILQEPLVISDTGNKISVVSSGKEKRAYDTSTDHARPHKCWICQAAFRKISHLKQHHRRHTGERPYKCTKCDRRFTSNSVLKSHLHTHEDSRPYGCSLCNAKFSTQSSMKRHLVTHSNKRPFMCPYCHKTFKTYVNCRKHMKIHKHELAQRQLEQQKIRIQEQASDKSNMKESSKQEAALESSSSSSASITTINSTITSNISVTTTATTSTTPTTVTTSSSTFSDNLALSRLGSVELSFQSQLGSELSQAFPEFQNITEGKEKIRPVLATNCDTTTFINQNVAGIAVTNLENSPILQADEAGSVTLPVYSGDQTLTPESIREIEETLNQQFFNIGMNLNLGGNHSRHSSSTNTSDFSHMKEQQQPVLNVIYENNNNSNCNSNVESAGEHVFSTQLDSFEMDHITLQSDTEIDIGLDTRNSTSMASILPRNVKDEHRLSVCVTTPDNINVEQSEKSGVQTVVFVSQPNFSKKENITNEFTVEETQKNSIHKQCIINPIFFTEDFRGTSQDFKIQSNMHALSSDVPEIVKTATGKISRGQSLLQCHMCSQQGFTTVGLKEHLTSHRGTKEYQCTECSSKFYTNGGLNRHSKIHVVKQPFKCLSCEKQFNNRIQLLSHSKIHETSIWNASGMNDNSDNSTFLSEVHQPRIANDHSPLHNIMIEPDSAVSEKVLLDTVAEKEVMDQVEILLEKKERKEYTNKCKYCPKTFRKPSDLIRHVRTHTGERPYKCDYCSKSFAVKCTLDSHTKVHTGKKTFRCHVCNSLFATKGSLKVHMRLHTGSKPFRCPICDSRFRTSGHRKVHLLKHAREHKDNPKRKQRHLKVAVIAEVATDLEKCDGKEEKMNNFEPKQQIAQEQQLSQAVAGLTSHLEAYSIETAASCLSDQINFDTEGIVSNNNQTIVSINENNQLVTNLHFLLTNGLVTIQTEESLLSQSSASPANNSQHRPAGIPDTGCALTTPSVVSDTNEQHAKDEIHIEQMLKTPANNCLLAISTVTPSLERQLEPFSKVITEETLPVVANKPTIKGNPSKKECDICGKIFTKPYQVERHKRIHTGERPYKCDLCTKSFAQKSTLQMHQKHHTGDRPYACSYCEYSFTQKGNLRTHVKRVHQLDTVDIRKWKRSRQSFLPKTSLQENTIEAKSLNLDNISFVELLK; encoded by the exons ATGGAAAATCATGCAGAAGAAAAACCACATCGATGTCCAAAATGTTCTGCATCGTTCAACGTGCCG ACAAATTTTACACTTCACATGGCAACGCATAATACAGGTGAACCGAAATGTCCAGAATGTGGGAAAAAATTTGCAAGAATGGCTAGCTTAAAGTCTCATATGTTGTTacatgaaaaagaagaaaacttatTCTGTACAGAATGCGAAGATGCTTTCTCGACAAAG ACTCAATTAGATGCACATTTAAAGCTACATGGGGAAAAGTGGACGATTGAAGAAGTACGAAAATGTAAATTATGTAATAAACAGTTCAGTCAACCCGCCTTATATAGACTTCATATTCGTGAGCACTATAGG TTGCAGACAAAAGTAGTAAAACAAACGAAAAGAGGGACAAAACACAAAACAATGTATAAGTGTACCATATGTTTGAAGTCTTTTCAAAAGCCAAGTCAATTGATGCGGCATATTAGAGTGCATACTGGTGAAAAACCTTTCAAA TGTACAGACTGCGGTCGTGCATTCACGCAAAAGAGTTCGCTGCAAATTCATACGTGGCAACACAATGGTATTCGACCTCATGCTTGTGAGTTTTGCAATGCCAAGTTTAGTCAGAAAG GTAATTTGAATGCTCATATAATGAGAGTTCACAATGTCCCAGAGGGAGAACCTATATACGGATGTAATTATTGTTCATGCGTGTTTAAAAAACTCGGCAGTTTGAATGGTCACATGAAACGTATGCATACCGATGTAAACGAG GAGAATAGCATTAATGACAATACTCATTCGAGTAATACCATGGAGTCTGATATACGTTCAACAGTTGATAGTGTTATAACACAACTGGCATCTTTAGAATCCGACATTCATCAGACTACAGAATCGTCAAATTTCGAACCGCGTTTATTATCGGAAAACGTAACGAAAAAGGATATTTTACAACAAGCATTGAAAAACAGTGGTCTTcctagtaaaaataaaattgcttCTGAAG AGATAAAGAAGTTTGGAGCTCGTGTTAATTTTGTAACATTATTGGATCGAGCGCCTGATGGTGATACGAG aaaatatttgacaatAAAACAACGATGCGTAGGAAACGTGAGATGGTACGCGTGTACATTTTGTCACAAAGAATTCAAAAAACCATCAGATTTGATACGCCATTTGCGTGTTCATACGCAAGAAAAGCCTTTTAAG TGCACCCACTGTTATCGTTCGTTCGCTTTGAAATCTACTATGATAGCACACGAACGTACGCATTCAAGTGTTAAACGTTACGCTTGTGGTTCCTGCGAGAAAGCATTCGTGTGCCATAGTAGTTTAATTGCACATACTAG ATTGCATGCAAAGTCCGAAAATTGTTCAAATAAAACCACTGACAATGATAAGGATCCCGACACATATGCAGTAATTGATGCTGACATTTATTCCACTGATCAATCGAAAAATCAAATAAAgggtaaattaaaattatcaccGGAAGCAGAAAGCTTGGTTCCTCAAGTTATCTTGCAAGAACCGTTGGTAATTAGTGATACAGGAAATAAAATTTCCGTGGTATCTTCGGGAAAGGAAAAACGTGCTTATGATACATCTACTGATCATGCCAGACCCCACAAATGTTGGATTTGTCAGGCGGCATTTAGAAAGATCAGTCACTTGAAGCAACATCATCGCCGCCACACTGGAGAACGTCCATATAAATGCACAAAATGCGATAG GAGATTTACATCGAATAGTGTTCTAAAATCGCATTTGCATACTCACGAAGATTCGAGACCATACGGTTGTTCTCTTTGTAATGCGAAATTTTCTACACAAAGCAGCATGAAAAGACACTTGGTTACTCACAGTAATAAAAGACCGTTCATGTGCCCTTATTGTCACAAGACTTTCAAAACTTACGTCAATTGTCGGAAACACATGAAAATACATAAGCATGAACTGGCACAACGG CAATTGGAACAACAGAAAATCAGAATACAAGAACAAGCTTCAGACAAGTCAAATATGAAGGAAAGTTCTAAACAAGAAGCGGCTCTTGAATCGTCTTCCTCCTCTTCTGCCTCTATCACTACAATTAATTCCACTATTACCAGCAACATCTCCGTCACTACCACTGCCACTACCAGTACCACCCCTACCACCGTCACAACTTCCTCTTCTACGTTTTCAGATAATCTTGCACTTTCTCGTCTTGGATCGGTTGAATTATCATTTCAATCACAGCTCGGATCAGAGCTTTCACAAGCTTTTCCCGAGTTTCAAAATATAActgaaggaaaggaaaaaataagaCCAGTTTTAGCAACAAATTGCGATACTACAACGTTTATTAATC aaAATGTAGCGGGAATAGCTGTAACAAATCTTGAAAATTCACCAATATTACAAGCTGATGAAGCTGGTTCAGTCACGTTGCCCGTTTACTCTGGCGATCAGACACTTACACCG GAAAGTATACGAGAAATAGAAGAAACTTTAAATCAACAGTTTTTTAATATCGGGATGAATCTTAACTTGGGAGGTAATCACTCGAGACATTCGAGTAGTACAAACACGAGTGATTTTAGTCATATGAAAGAGCAACAGCAACCTGTATTGAATGttatatatgaaaataataataacagtaaCTGTAATAGTAACGTAGAATCAGCTGGAGAACATGTATTTTCGACGCAATTAGATTCATTTGAGATGGACCATATTACTTTGCAA TCGGATACTGAAATTGACATTGGACTAGATACAAGAAATTCAACTAGTATGGCGAGTATACTACCTAGAAATGTAAAAGATGAACATCGTCTTTCTGTTTGTGTTACAACACCAGATAACATAAATGTTGAACAATCAGAAAAGTCTGGTGTGCAAACGGTTGTATTTGTTTCCCAGCCAAACTTCTCCAAAAAAGAGAATATAACAAATGAATTTACTGTAGAAGAAACCCAGAAGAACAGTATTCACAAACAATGTATAATCAACCCGATATTCTTTAC AGAAGACTTTCGGGGAACATCACAAGATTTCAAGATTCAGTCAAATATGCACGCTTTGTCATCCGATGTTCCAGAAATCGTTAAAACCGCTACGGGCAAAATATCCCGTGGACAATCTCTATTACAGTGTCACATGTGTAGCCAACAAGGATTCACGACAGTTGGTTTAAAG GAACATTTGACAAGCCATCGCGGAACGAAGGAATATCAGTGCACAGAGTGCTCTTCTAAATTTTACACAAATGGTGGATTAAATAGACATTCGAAGATTCATGTCGTCAAGCA ACCATTTAAATGTTTATCGTGTGAGAAGCAGTTTAACAATAGGATCCAATTACTATCACATAGTAAAATTCATGAAACTTCAATATGGAATGCTTCAGGGATGAATGATAATtcagataattcgacgtttttATCGGAAGTGCATCAACCGCGGATTGCAAATGATCATTCACCATTACATAATATTATGATAGAACCCGATTCTGCCGTTTCTGAGAAAGTTCTGTTGGATACAGTAGCTGAAAAAGAAGTAATGGATCAAGTAGAA ATTTTGTTGGAAAAGAAGGAACGAAAAGAGTATACAAACAAATGTAAATATTGTCCGAAAACTTTTCGCAAGCCAAGCGATCTTATAAGACATGTACGCACACACACAGGAGAACGACCATACAAGTGCGATTATTGCAGTAAAAGTTTTGCCGTAAAATGTACTTTGGATTCTCATACAAAAGTTCATACGGGAAAAAAGACATTTCGCTGCCATGTGTGCAATAGTTTATTTGCGACTAAAGGTAGCTTGAAAGTTCACATGCGTTTACATACCG GTTCGAAACCATTTAGATGCCCTATATGCGATTCGCGATTTCGAACATCCGGCCATAGGAAAGTACACTTATTGAAACATGCACGCGAACACAAAGATAATCCAAAGAGAAAACAAAGACATTTGAAGGTTGCAGTCATAGCTGAAGTAGCGACTGATCTTGAGAAATGTGAcggaaaggaagagaaaatgaATAATTTTGAGCCAAAGCAGCAAATAGCACAGGAGCAGCAGCTATCACAGGCAGTTGCAGGATTAACGTCCCATTTAGAGGCATATAGTATTGAAACAGCTGCTTCCTGTTTATCTGATCAAATTAATTTCGATACAGAAGGTATCGTATCGAACAACAATCAAACGATAGTGTCCATAAACGAAAACAATCAGTTAGTTACGAATTTACACTTTCTTCTGACAAATGGTCTTGTTACTATACAAACCGAAGAATCGTTGTTATCACAATCATCTGCATCACCAGCTAACAATTCGCAGCATCGACCGGCTGGGATTCCCGATACTGGGTGTGCACTAACAACACCCAGCGTCGTATCTGATACTAACGAACAACATGCCAAGGATGAAATTCATATAGAACAAATGTTAAAAACGCCAGCAAATAATTGTCTTTTAGCGATATCAACCGTGACACCTTCATTGGAACGACAGCTGGAACCATTTTCAAAGGTGATTACGGAAGAAACGTTACCAGTAGTAGCCAATAAACCGACGATTAAAGGGAATCCATCGAAAAAGGAATGCGACATTTGTgggaaaatatttacaaaaccGTATCAAGTCGAAAGACATAAACGAATTCATACGGGTGAACGGCCATACAAGTGTGATCTATGTACGAAATCATTTGCCCAAAAGTCAACTCTACAGATGCATCAAAAACACCACACTGGCGATCGACCCTACGCTTGTTCGTACTGTGAATATTCTTTTACGCAAAAAGGCAATCTTCGAACACATGTTAAACGCGTACATCAACTGGATACTGTTGACATCAGGAAATGGAAACGTAGCCGTCAATCCTTCCTACCTAAAACATCTCTTCAGGAAAACACGATCGAAGCTAAGAGTCTAAATTTAGACAACATATCGTTTGTAGAGCTGCTTAAATAG